A genomic segment from Curtobacterium sp. MCSS17_007 encodes:
- a CDS encoding molybdopterin-dependent oxidoreductase encodes MSTTAAPTTEQAPAPTPVRRPALLAAVCGVIAVAAFLAVAEFGALLLGGAGSPLVAVGSAVIDLAPPAAKDLMVGLFGTGDKIALFVLMAVITGAVSAGAGVLERARPPFGVLLLAIGALLALVAVSTRSGSGTWDGAPTVLGITAAIVVLRVLLRRLRRWEAAAAVPSASPRPAATERRAFLVWSATTTVAAIVVGGASRAGTAAVQAAAAARRAVRLPRAATTAPAVPAGASLDVDGLTPYVTPNADFYRIDTALRVPSVDPADWSLRIHGAVDREVELTWDELLALPLQEHMATLSCVSNEVGGDLIGNALWLGYPIRDLLARAGVQDGADMVLSRSIDGFSAGTPLDVLQDEGTAALLAVGMNGEPLPAEHGFPVRMVVPGLFGYVSATKWVTELEVTRFADAQGYWTPRGWSERGPVKLESRIDTPRGGASLTAGEPVAVAGVAWQPHTGVKAVQVRIDDGAWQEAALADSVSADTWRQWVYRWTPDAGPHTIRVRAVSADGQVQTSVERPPAPNGATGWHTVQVSAR; translated from the coding sequence GTGAGCACGACAGCGGCACCGACCACCGAGCAGGCACCGGCCCCGACACCCGTCCGGCGCCCGGCCCTGCTCGCGGCCGTCTGCGGCGTGATCGCGGTCGCCGCGTTCCTGGCGGTCGCCGAGTTCGGAGCGCTGCTGCTCGGCGGCGCGGGCAGCCCGCTGGTGGCCGTCGGGTCCGCAGTGATCGACCTCGCTCCACCTGCGGCGAAGGACCTGATGGTCGGACTCTTCGGTACCGGGGACAAGATCGCACTCTTCGTGCTCATGGCCGTCATCACGGGTGCGGTGAGTGCCGGCGCGGGGGTGCTCGAACGGGCCCGGCCGCCGTTCGGCGTGCTCCTGCTCGCCATCGGTGCGCTCCTCGCGCTGGTCGCCGTCAGCACCCGCTCCGGCAGCGGCACGTGGGACGGAGCGCCGACCGTCCTCGGCATCACGGCCGCGATCGTCGTGCTCCGCGTGCTCCTGCGCCGGCTCCGTCGGTGGGAGGCCGCGGCGGCCGTACCGTCGGCGTCGCCCCGCCCCGCTGCGACCGAGCGGCGCGCCTTCCTCGTCTGGAGCGCGACGACCACCGTGGCGGCGATCGTCGTGGGAGGAGCGTCGCGGGCCGGCACGGCAGCGGTGCAGGCCGCCGCAGCCGCACGGCGGGCCGTCCGACTGCCCCGCGCGGCGACGACGGCGCCGGCCGTCCCTGCGGGCGCGTCCCTCGACGTCGACGGGCTCACGCCCTACGTCACCCCGAATGCCGACTTCTACCGGATCGACACGGCGCTGCGGGTTCCGTCCGTCGACCCCGCCGACTGGTCGCTCCGCATCCACGGCGCGGTCGACCGCGAGGTCGAACTGACCTGGGACGAGCTGCTCGCACTCCCGCTGCAGGAGCACATGGCCACGCTCAGCTGCGTGTCGAACGAGGTCGGCGGTGACCTGATCGGCAACGCACTGTGGCTGGGCTACCCGATCCGCGACCTGCTCGCGCGTGCGGGGGTGCAGGACGGCGCCGACATGGTGCTGTCCCGCAGCATCGACGGGTTCTCCGCCGGCACGCCGCTCGACGTGCTGCAGGACGAGGGCACGGCCGCGCTGCTCGCGGTCGGCATGAACGGCGAACCGCTCCCGGCCGAGCACGGGTTCCCGGTGCGGATGGTGGTCCCCGGGCTGTTCGGGTACGTCTCCGCGACGAAGTGGGTGACCGAGCTCGAGGTCACCCGCTTCGCGGACGCGCAGGGCTACTGGACGCCCCGAGGCTGGTCCGAGCGCGGGCCGGTGAAGCTGGAGTCGCGCATCGACACCCCACGCGGCGGTGCCTCGCTGACCGCCGGAGAGCCGGTCGCCGTCGCCGGTGTCGCATGGCAGCCGCACACCGGGGTGAAGGCCGTGCAGGTCCGCATCGACGACGGCGCATGGCAGGAAGCCGCGCTCGCGGACTCCGTCTCGGCCGACACCTGGCGGCAGTGGGTGTACCGCTGGACGCCGGACGCGGGCCCGCACACGATCCGGGTCCGGGCGGTCAGCGCCGACGGCCAGGTGCAGACGAGCGTCGAGCGTCCTCCGGCACCGAACGGGGCGACCGGGTGGCACACGGTGCAGGTCAGCGCCCGCTGA
- a CDS encoding gluconokinase gives MTDRDVLPPVLVMGVSGSGKSTIGQALADALAEQGRPSTFVDADDLHPAANKEKMRHGTPLTDEDRWPWLDACAARIAEVQASGHRCVMANSALKRVYRDRLRSAAPDLVIAFLDGSYELIADRQAHRHHEYMPSSLLDSQFATLERPQPDETAVAVSIEGSVDDTVATITSALSVTSG, from the coding sequence ATGACCGACCGCGACGTCCTCCCGCCCGTGCTCGTGATGGGGGTCTCCGGCTCCGGCAAGTCCACGATCGGCCAGGCACTGGCCGACGCGCTCGCCGAGCAGGGCCGGCCGAGCACGTTCGTGGACGCCGACGACCTGCACCCGGCCGCCAACAAGGAGAAGATGCGCCATGGCACGCCCCTGACCGACGAGGACCGCTGGCCCTGGTTGGACGCGTGCGCGGCCCGGATCGCCGAGGTGCAGGCGTCGGGCCACCGGTGCGTGATGGCGAACTCCGCGCTGAAGCGGGTGTACCGCGACCGGCTCCGCAGCGCGGCGCCCGACCTGGTGATCGCGTTCCTCGACGGGTCGTACGAGCTCATCGCCGATCGTCAGGCGCACCGCCACCACGAGTACATGCCGTCGTCGCTGCTCGACTCGCAGTTCGCGACCCTCGAGCGGCCGCAGCCCGACGAGACCGCCGTCGCGGTGTCGATCGAGGGATCGGTCGACGACACCGTGGCGACGATCACGTCGGCGCTGTCGGTCACTTCCGGCTGA
- a CDS encoding GNAT family N-acetyltransferase, with translation MEYSFAPPTAAEFQALYDETGWGAWDLERFDRALAGSWVVCSARDDSGRLVGVGRLISDGALHAFVTEMIVSEAARGQGIGGAVLARLVDESRRRGVEDVQLFAARGRAPFYEQRGFARRHEDGPGMDLVTDVGTSDTGGDGDGDGVSGR, from the coding sequence GTGGAGTACTCGTTCGCACCACCGACCGCAGCGGAGTTCCAGGCCCTGTACGACGAGACCGGCTGGGGTGCGTGGGACCTCGAACGGTTCGACCGGGCACTGGCCGGCAGCTGGGTGGTGTGCAGCGCGCGGGACGACTCGGGTCGTCTGGTCGGGGTCGGACGCCTGATCAGCGACGGCGCCCTGCACGCCTTCGTGACCGAGATGATCGTGTCGGAAGCCGCTCGTGGCCAGGGCATCGGCGGTGCGGTGCTCGCGCGGCTCGTCGACGAGTCGCGACGCCGTGGGGTCGAGGACGTGCAGCTCTTCGCTGCTCGGGGCCGTGCGCCCTTCTACGAGCAGCGTGGCTTCGCGCGTCGGCACGAGGACGGACCGGGCATGGACCTCGTCACGGACGTCGGGACATCCGACACCGGCGGCGACGGCGACGGCGACGGGGTCAGCGGGCGCTGA
- the gndA gene encoding NADP-dependent phosphogluconate dehydrogenase produces MADNEQHDDGGTANIGVVGLAVMGSNLARNLASREGNTVAVYNRTYARTQELLDEHGDMGFIASEDIDGFVASLSKPRTAIIMVQAGKGTDAVIEQLAERFEEGDIIVDGGNANFHDTIRREHDLREKGLNFVGTGISGGEEGALKGPSIMPGGSDEAWETLGPILKSIAAVAEGEPCVTHIGTDGAGHFVKMVHNGIEYADMQLIAESYDLLRRAGGHSVDELVQIYEQWNEGDLESYLIEITGEVLKQQDADTGKPLVDVIRDEAGSKGTGVWTVQNAVGLGIPVSGIGEAVFARAVSSKPSQRAAVQRSVQSRPDVVDVPDTFEDDVRAALYASKVVAYAQGFDLIIAGAKEYDWDIDLGAVAKIWRGGCIIRAQFLNRIVEAYDKNPALESLLVDPYFADAVAEGEAAWRRIVGIAAASGIPAPGFSSALAYFDSLASDRLPASLIQGQRDFFGAHTYQRVDKDGTFHTLWSEDGRREVEQEPSTH; encoded by the coding sequence GTGGCGGACAACGAGCAGCACGACGACGGCGGCACGGCGAACATCGGTGTGGTCGGCCTGGCCGTGATGGGGTCGAACCTGGCCCGCAACCTCGCCTCGCGCGAGGGCAACACAGTCGCGGTCTACAACCGCACCTACGCACGCACCCAGGAGCTCCTCGACGAGCACGGCGACATGGGGTTCATCGCGTCCGAGGACATCGACGGCTTCGTCGCGTCCCTGTCGAAGCCGCGCACCGCGATCATCATGGTGCAGGCCGGCAAGGGCACCGATGCCGTCATCGAGCAGCTCGCCGAGCGGTTCGAGGAGGGCGACATCATCGTCGACGGCGGCAACGCCAACTTCCACGACACCATCCGCCGCGAGCACGACCTGCGCGAGAAGGGGCTGAACTTCGTCGGCACGGGCATCTCCGGCGGCGAGGAGGGCGCACTCAAGGGCCCGTCGATCATGCCCGGCGGCTCGGACGAGGCGTGGGAGACCCTCGGGCCGATCCTGAAGTCGATCGCCGCGGTCGCCGAGGGCGAACCGTGCGTGACCCACATCGGCACCGACGGCGCGGGCCACTTCGTCAAGATGGTCCACAACGGCATCGAGTACGCGGACATGCAGTTGATCGCCGAGTCCTACGACCTGCTGCGCCGCGCCGGCGGGCACTCGGTCGACGAGCTCGTGCAGATCTACGAGCAGTGGAACGAGGGTGACCTCGAGTCCTACCTGATCGAGATCACCGGCGAGGTCCTCAAGCAGCAGGACGCCGACACCGGCAAGCCGCTCGTCGACGTCATCCGCGACGAGGCCGGGTCCAAGGGCACGGGCGTGTGGACCGTGCAGAACGCGGTCGGACTCGGCATCCCCGTCTCCGGCATCGGTGAAGCGGTCTTCGCCCGCGCGGTGTCCTCGAAGCCGTCGCAGCGCGCCGCTGTGCAGCGCTCGGTGCAGAGCCGACCGGACGTGGTCGACGTCCCCGACACGTTCGAGGACGACGTCCGCGCCGCGCTCTACGCGTCGAAGGTGGTCGCGTACGCGCAGGGCTTCGACCTCATCATCGCCGGGGCGAAGGAGTACGACTGGGACATCGACCTCGGCGCGGTCGCGAAGATCTGGCGCGGCGGCTGCATCATCCGTGCCCAGTTCCTCAATCGCATCGTCGAGGCGTACGACAAGAACCCCGCGCTCGAGAGCCTGCTGGTCGACCCGTACTTCGCGGACGCCGTCGCCGAGGGTGAAGCAGCCTGGCGTCGCATCGTCGGCATCGCTGCCGCGTCGGGCATCCCCGCCCCCGGGTTCTCGTCCGCGCTGGCGTACTTCGACTCACTCGCGTCGGACCGGCTGCCGGCATCGCTGATCCAGGGTCAGCGGGACTTCTTCGGCGCGCACACGTACCAGCGCGTCGACAAGGACGGCACCTTCCACACCCTGTGGTCCGAGGACGGGCGCCGCGAGGTCGAGCAGGAACCCTCCACGCACTGA